A genomic window from Cloacibacillus evryensis DSM 19522 includes:
- a CDS encoding MogA/MoaB family molybdenum cofactor biosynthesis protein yields the protein MRILRLWAPSLIGDHTLCYIHTNRGGNTCINDVEIPVKYARAGESLDGEEHAGAMTIVLPPEAEIDGGGFLAVGDNNETLLRWHSDSSSFKVCTAGFLGVSERAEIWSPIRTAVLTVSDKGSQGQRVDTAGPELERFAFAQGCVTEERKIVPDDKEQICETVREWAGKGINLILTTGGTGLSPRDNTPEALLSVADKTVPGFGEMMRIETLKYTPRSFLTRSVAVVKDRSLVIAFPGSKRGAGQCFEAITGGLRHAVETLTGSASECGNNHHGK from the coding sequence ATGAGAATATTGAGATTATGGGCCCCGTCGCTGATAGGCGACCATACCCTCTGCTACATCCACACCAACCGCGGGGGCAATACCTGCATAAACGACGTGGAGATCCCGGTCAAATACGCCCGAGCGGGCGAATCGCTTGACGGTGAAGAACACGCCGGCGCGATGACGATAGTCCTGCCGCCGGAGGCGGAGATAGACGGCGGCGGTTTTCTCGCCGTGGGGGATAACAACGAAACACTGCTGCGCTGGCATAGCGACAGCTCCTCGTTCAAAGTCTGCACGGCGGGATTCCTCGGCGTCTCCGAGCGCGCGGAAATATGGAGCCCGATCAGGACGGCGGTGCTCACCGTCAGCGACAAGGGCAGCCAGGGCCAGCGCGTCGATACGGCGGGGCCCGAGCTTGAGCGGTTCGCCTTCGCGCAGGGCTGCGTCACGGAAGAGAGGAAGATAGTCCCAGACGACAAAGAACAGATATGCGAGACCGTCCGCGAGTGGGCGGGGAAGGGAATAAACCTCATCCTCACGACGGGAGGGACCGGCCTTTCGCCGCGCGACAACACGCCCGAGGCGCTGCTCTCCGTCGCGGACAAGACCGTCCCCGGATTCGGCGAGATGATGCGCATCGAAACGCTCAAATACACGCCGCGCTCCTTCCTCACGCGCTCGGTGGCTGTGGTGAAAGACCGTTCGCTCGTCATCGCCTTCCCTGGCAGCAAACGCGGGGCGGGACAGTGCTTCGAGGCGATCACCGGCGGCCTGCGCCATGCCGTGGAGACGCTGACCGGCAGCGCGTCTGAATGCGGAAACAACCATCACGGGAAATAA
- the rapZ gene encoding RNase adapter RapZ, whose translation MIYLERKREIKRCIIITGMSGAGKSSALNVFEDQGFYAIDNLPPTLLPQLLEVLESHQSAVRSGVAAVVDVRGQDLLNDLVNVAARLREKGVRTDILFVDSSDETLVRRFETTRRRHPLAEGMTIFQGIQNERELLSSIIKNADIIIDTSGLKLPDFKTRLLEATGMSIEEPAVIVSSFGFKYGAPQDADYILDVRFLPNPNYVDELHHLSGRDEPVRNYLKGFPALGEFLSRAESLLDYVASVYCDTGKKQLHICIGCTGGRHRSVAVTEMLGAYLKAAGRRVKVQHRDIDKGNLW comes from the coding sequence ATGATCTACTTGGAAAGAAAGAGAGAAATCAAACGCTGTATCATAATCACCGGCATGTCGGGCGCGGGGAAGTCTTCCGCCCTCAATGTCTTTGAAGATCAGGGTTTCTACGCGATAGACAACCTGCCGCCCACGCTTCTGCCGCAGCTCCTTGAGGTGCTTGAGAGCCATCAGTCGGCGGTGCGCAGCGGGGTGGCGGCGGTGGTGGACGTCCGCGGGCAGGACCTGCTGAACGACCTTGTAAACGTCGCCGCCAGACTCAGGGAAAAGGGTGTGCGGACGGATATACTTTTCGTTGATTCATCGGACGAGACCCTTGTGCGCCGTTTTGAAACGACGCGCCGCCGTCACCCGCTGGCCGAGGGGATGACGATATTCCAGGGGATTCAGAACGAGCGGGAACTTTTGAGCAGTATTATAAAAAATGCCGATATCATCATAGATACAAGCGGACTCAAACTGCCCGATTTTAAAACGCGGCTTCTGGAGGCGACGGGGATGTCGATCGAGGAGCCGGCGGTGATCGTCAGCTCTTTCGGTTTTAAGTACGGGGCGCCGCAGGACGCGGACTACATCCTTGATGTTCGGTTCCTGCCGAATCCCAACTATGTCGACGAGCTTCACCACCTTTCTGGCAGGGACGAGCCTGTGAGAAACTATCTGAAGGGTTTTCCCGCGCTGGGGGAATTTTTGTCCCGCGCGGAATCACTGCTAGATTATGTGGCTTCGGTCTATTGTGATACGGGGAAAAAACAGCTCCATATCTGTATAGGCTGCACGGGCGGCCGCCATCGCTCTGTCGCCGTTACGGAGATGCTCGGCGCTTACCTCAAGGCGGCGGGACGGCGCGTCAAGGTGCAGCACCGGGACATAGATAAAGGAAACCTCTGGTGA
- a CDS encoding SPOR domain-containing protein, giving the protein MVISRKTRARDYKEKKPITAFGQVILPLTLIMALALLYFSVKLLFFAPDKFAMEQFTHGVSKDEFLTLPGDRQPPADEGLIDDGGLEDEATITPKKKEQPRKTAPPAAAVKKPAQPVKPKREDPTKRNDPKPVQIKPATKAIKQENEARWDIQIGGFSAKEGAELTVKQAKAAGCSAYIVDSVLNGKPFYKVRVRGEKDKKSSAELSKRLEKAGFPVYLVEVKR; this is encoded by the coding sequence ATGGTGATTTCCCGCAAGACGCGCGCGCGCGACTACAAAGAGAAAAAACCGATCACGGCATTCGGGCAGGTGATACTGCCCCTGACGCTGATCATGGCGCTCGCGCTGCTCTATTTCAGCGTAAAACTGCTTTTCTTTGCCCCCGACAAGTTTGCGATGGAACAGTTCACGCACGGCGTTTCCAAGGATGAATTCCTGACCCTGCCGGGCGACAGGCAGCCGCCCGCTGACGAAGGCCTTATCGACGACGGCGGCCTGGAGGACGAAGCAACGATCACTCCCAAAAAGAAGGAACAGCCCAGGAAAACGGCCCCTCCCGCGGCGGCGGTAAAGAAGCCGGCGCAGCCGGTAAAGCCCAAGAGAGAGGACCCTACTAAGAGGAACGATCCGAAACCGGTCCAAATCAAACCGGCGACAAAGGCGATAAAACAGGAGAATGAGGCGAGATGGGACATCCAGATCGGCGGCTTCTCCGCGAAAGAGGGGGCCGAACTCACCGTCAAACAGGCGAAGGCGGCCGGCTGCTCCGCATATATCGTGGATTCCGTACTCAACGGCAAGCCCTTCTATAAGGTGAGGGTGAGAGGTGAAAAAGATAAAAAATCTTCAGCGGAGCTCTCAAAACGCCTTGAAAAGGCAGGGTTCCCCGTCTATCTGGTGGAAGTAAAACGTTAA
- a CDS encoding inorganic phosphate transporter: protein MDVSLFYFFREMAASPILTITVLLTLGVIFVNGWTDAPNAIATCVTTRCMNVRSAILTSAVFNFLGVLVMTQINSSVAATISNMVDFGGNTSAALIALCAALFSIVVYSVGAARFGIPTSESHSLIAGLSGAAIAIQDGIGGINMSEWVKVLYGLGLSLFLGFVSGWLVCKLLTVVCADMDRRKTNVFFKYAQIFGAAAMSFMHGAQDGQKFIGVLFLGMAFCDGQTSVSGLAIPVWLMVLCSTTMALGTSVGGENIIRAVGMDMVRLEKYQGFSADLAAAGCLLLSSLFGIPVSTTHTKTSAIMGVGSVKRLSAINFGVVSDMMLTWIFTFPGCGLISFAMAKLFMAVL from the coding sequence ATGGACGTATCTCTTTTCTACTTTTTTCGTGAGATGGCCGCCAGTCCCATTCTCACGATCACCGTTCTGCTGACGCTGGGCGTCATCTTCGTCAACGGCTGGACCGACGCCCCCAACGCGATCGCCACCTGCGTCACGACCCGCTGCATGAACGTCCGCTCCGCGATATTGACCAGCGCCGTATTCAATTTTCTCGGAGTGCTGGTGATGACGCAGATCAACAGCTCTGTGGCGGCCACTATCAGCAACATGGTCGATTTCGGAGGCAATACAAGCGCGGCGCTGATCGCGTTATGCGCGGCGCTTTTTTCCATCGTCGTATACAGTGTCGGGGCCGCCCGCTTCGGGATACCGACCAGCGAAAGCCACAGCCTGATCGCCGGCCTCTCGGGGGCGGCGATCGCCATTCAGGACGGCATCGGCGGCATCAATATGAGCGAGTGGGTCAAGGTCCTCTACGGCCTTGGCTTGAGCCTGTTTCTCGGTTTCGTGAGCGGCTGGCTCGTCTGCAAACTGCTGACCGTCGTCTGCGCCGATATGGACAGAAGAAAGACGAACGTCTTCTTTAAATACGCGCAGATCTTCGGCGCGGCGGCGATGAGCTTCATGCACGGCGCTCAGGACGGGCAGAAATTCATCGGCGTGCTCTTTCTCGGAATGGCCTTCTGCGACGGTCAAACGAGCGTATCCGGGCTGGCGATCCCAGTATGGCTGATGGTCCTCTGCAGCACGACGATGGCCCTGGGGACGAGCGTCGGCGGGGAGAATATCATCAGAGCGGTCGGCATGGATATGGTGCGGCTCGAAAAATACCAGGGCTTTTCCGCGGACCTCGCGGCGGCGGGCTGCCTTTTGCTCTCGAGCCTCTTCGGCATCCCCGTCTCCACGACGCATACCAAGACCAGCGCGATCATGGGCGTCGGGTCGGTCAAGCGCCTTTCAGCCATCAACTTCGGCGTGGTTTCGGACATGATGCTCACTTGGATATTCACCTTCCCCGGCTGCGGACTCATCAGCTTCGCCATGGCAAAACTGTTCATGGCCGTTCTCTGA
- the moaC gene encoding cyclic pyranopterin monophosphate synthase MoaC, with protein sequence MGEYTHFDADGRPTLVDVSGKAVTKRTAWAEGWLYLPEGIYRTVSQGAVKKGDPFSIAELGGIMGAKRTPDLIPLCHTIRLDNVKVKCDLDHEKKALRITCEATASEVTGVEMEALTGVSVAALTFYDMCKGIDKGMIIKDIRLLKKTGGKSGEWNAAEGGYAK encoded by the coding sequence ATGGGAGAATATACGCACTTCGACGCCGACGGCCGTCCGACGCTGGTGGACGTCAGCGGCAAGGCGGTCACGAAACGCACCGCCTGGGCCGAGGGATGGCTCTATCTGCCCGAGGGGATATACAGGACCGTCTCGCAGGGGGCGGTCAAAAAGGGAGACCCCTTTTCGATCGCGGAGCTCGGCGGCATCATGGGGGCGAAGAGGACGCCAGACCTCATACCGCTCTGCCACACCATCAGGCTTGACAACGTCAAAGTCAAATGTGACCTGGACCATGAAAAAAAAGCCCTCAGAATAACCTGCGAGGCCACGGCCTCAGAGGTGACCGGCGTGGAGATGGAGGCGCTCACGGGAGTCTCCGTCGCGGCGCTCACCTTCTATGACATGTGCAAGGGGATAGACAAGGGCATGATAATCAAGGACATCCGCCTGCTGAAAAAGACCGGCGGCAAAAGCGGAGAGTGGAATGCCGCCGAAGGAGGCTATGCGAAATGA
- the moaA gene encoding GTP 3',8-cyclase MoaA, with amino-acid sequence MAGLRELRDDYGRKLNYVRISVTDRCNYRCAYCMPPEGVKCLSHADILRYEDIKFLCRVFAGMGVGKFRFTGGEPLVRKGLVPFLKELHGELPGIKTALTTNASLLDEYSAQLAEAGIHSLNISLDTLDPEKFARITRIGTIDKVFAGIRAAKSAGIGNIKLNAVLIRDFNDHEIAEMLAFARREGLLLRLIEFMPLQDSVWNKDSFIGGEEILAMLPGGDAWKKSAGGGNDDGPAQYYFNEKTGDTIGIITAVSNHFCKNCNRLRVSAEGNLRTCLFNPDETALKELIQKRDAAALRETILRSVHEKPRCWSDINTGNLQMSGIGG; translated from the coding sequence ATGGCCGGATTGAGAGAGCTTAGAGACGACTACGGGCGAAAGCTGAACTACGTCCGTATATCGGTGACCGATAGGTGCAACTATCGCTGCGCCTACTGTATGCCGCCGGAGGGTGTCAAATGCCTGAGCCACGCGGACATCCTGCGTTATGAGGATATAAAATTCCTCTGCCGCGTATTCGCCGGCATGGGTGTCGGCAAATTCCGCTTTACGGGCGGAGAGCCGCTTGTGCGCAAAGGACTTGTGCCATTCCTCAAAGAGCTGCACGGGGAACTGCCGGGAATAAAGACGGCGCTTACGACGAACGCCTCGCTGCTGGACGAATACTCCGCGCAGCTCGCGGAGGCGGGGATACACTCGCTCAACATCAGCCTCGACACGCTGGACCCCGAAAAATTCGCGCGCATCACGAGGATCGGCACGATAGACAAGGTATTCGCGGGCATACGCGCCGCCAAGAGCGCCGGCATCGGCAACATCAAGCTCAACGCCGTCCTCATCAGGGACTTCAACGACCATGAAATTGCGGAGATGCTTGCCTTTGCGCGGCGCGAGGGGCTCCTCCTGCGGCTCATCGAATTCATGCCGCTTCAGGACAGCGTATGGAACAAAGATTCCTTTATCGGCGGGGAGGAGATCCTTGCGATGCTCCCGGGAGGCGACGCCTGGAAAAAGTCCGCGGGAGGCGGGAACGACGACGGCCCGGCCCAATACTACTTCAATGAAAAGACGGGGGACACGATCGGGATAATCACGGCGGTCTCAAACCATTTCTGCAAAAACTGCAACCGGCTTCGTGTCTCCGCGGAGGGGAATTTAAGGACCTGCCTCTTCAACCCCGATGAGACCGCCCTGAAAGAGCTGATCCAGAAAAGGGACGCGGCGGCTCTGCGGGAGACGATCCTGCGAAGCGTCCATGAGAAGCCGCGCTGCTGGAGCGACATAAACACCGGCAATCTTCAGATGTCGGGAATTGGAGGATAA
- a CDS encoding double-cubane-cluster-containing anaerobic reductase yields MYNDIDKIFEEMREAVHNGPVAIKELKEAGRPVIGTYCTFTPWELINAAGGISVSLCSTSDKPIAAAEKHLPRNLCPLIKSSYGFALTDTCPYFHFCDMVVGETTCDGKKKMYELLGKLRPTHVMQLPQRAGHPKSLELWKHEITALKEELEKLCGTRITDEKLAASISLRNAMHAAAMRFYDLSKLPDAVITGKEIMLVSDYLKFTFDYEKSIAKVNELVDKILENYINGQRRQDIAAHRILITGCPMGKSLEKIVDVLESPDCASIVVGFENCGNLKCSHFRVSEEIAPLDALAEKYLSIPCSVMSPNTGRLELLRHYAEKYRADGVVDVILQACHTYNVESYSIRQFLADDGVPYIAVETDYSQGDLGQLATRFGAFTEML; encoded by the coding sequence ATGTATAACGACATAGACAAAATATTTGAAGAGATGCGTGAGGCCGTCCACAACGGCCCCGTCGCGATAAAAGAACTGAAAGAGGCGGGACGTCCGGTGATCGGCACCTATTGCACCTTCACGCCGTGGGAGCTGATAAACGCCGCCGGCGGCATCTCCGTCTCACTTTGCAGCACCAGCGACAAGCCGATCGCGGCGGCGGAAAAACATCTGCCGCGCAACCTCTGCCCGCTGATAAAATCAAGCTACGGCTTTGCCCTGACCGACACCTGCCCGTACTTTCACTTCTGCGACATGGTCGTCGGGGAGACCACCTGCGACGGCAAAAAGAAGATGTACGAGCTGCTCGGAAAGCTGCGCCCGACCCATGTGATGCAGCTGCCCCAGCGCGCCGGCCACCCCAAAAGCCTGGAGTTGTGGAAACACGAGATAACGGCGCTCAAAGAAGAGCTGGAAAAGCTCTGCGGGACCAGGATAACGGACGAAAAGCTGGCGGCCTCCATATCGCTCAGAAACGCGATGCACGCCGCGGCGATGCGCTTCTATGACCTCTCAAAGCTGCCGGACGCCGTCATAACGGGTAAAGAGATCATGCTCGTGTCGGACTACCTCAAGTTCACCTTCGACTACGAAAAGAGCATTGCGAAGGTAAACGAGCTTGTCGATAAAATACTGGAAAACTACATCAACGGACAGCGCCGCCAGGACATCGCCGCCCACCGCATCCTCATCACCGGCTGCCCGATGGGCAAATCGCTCGAAAAGATCGTCGACGTCCTTGAATCCCCCGACTGCGCCTCGATCGTCGTCGGCTTTGAAAACTGCGGCAACCTCAAATGCTCGCACTTCAGGGTCAGCGAGGAGATCGCCCCGCTCGACGCGCTGGCCGAAAAGTACCTCTCGATCCCCTGCTCCGTAATGTCCCCCAACACGGGCCGTTTGGAGCTGCTGCGCCACTACGCGGAAAAATACCGCGCGGACGGCGTCGTCGACGTCATCCTCCAGGCCTGCCACACATACAACGTAGAATCTTATTCCATACGGCAGTTCCTGGCTGACGACGGTGTTCCATACATCGCCGTGGAGACAGATTACTCGCAGGGCGACCTTGGGCAGCTCGCCACAAGATTCGGCGCCTTTACGGAGATGCTCTAA
- a CDS encoding molybdopterin molybdotransferase MoeA, with protein sequence MAGFVKEVTSRRSALEDISKRLLFPWEYPVRELQLGEAVGKRSACEIINDMPYPPFCRSLRDGYAVRHGDAAGATPGTPLFLTKRGEVLMGQDPDFGISSSEAALIPTGGILPEGADAVVMLEDTELAGGWIEVRRGVQAGENIIFKGEEIPQGERLLAAGGMVDFQTIGMLATAGVSRLPVIGLKISILSTGDEIVPVEMKELPPGCLRDVNGWNLKALLSRYGFEAEYRGIANDDGAEFERRFHEELAGCDLLILSGGSSVGVRDHCSEMLASLPEPGLLVRGLNIVPGKPTLIAADAAAKKLVVSLPGHPLSCLTVAFTVLLPLLLRRIGSENAVCGTRTRLPLSRDLAARTGPEEFVPCVLGADGSVAPVAAKSGYISVLAKASGLICVPEDRETIRAGEDAEVWLWQ encoded by the coding sequence ATGGCGGGTTTTGTAAAAGAGGTGACGTCGAGGAGGAGCGCGCTGGAAGATATATCGAAGCGCCTTCTTTTTCCGTGGGAATATCCCGTCCGGGAGCTTCAGCTTGGAGAGGCGGTCGGGAAAAGAAGCGCCTGCGAAATAATAAACGACATGCCCTATCCTCCCTTCTGCCGAAGCCTGCGCGACGGCTACGCCGTCAGGCATGGCGACGCCGCGGGCGCGACGCCGGGGACGCCGCTCTTTCTGACGAAGAGGGGCGAGGTGCTTATGGGGCAGGATCCCGACTTCGGGATATCCTCCTCGGAGGCCGCTTTGATACCGACGGGCGGCATCCTGCCCGAGGGCGCGGACGCCGTCGTGATGCTTGAGGATACCGAGCTTGCAGGCGGATGGATAGAGGTGCGGCGCGGCGTGCAGGCCGGCGAGAACATCATATTTAAAGGCGAGGAGATCCCGCAGGGGGAGAGGTTGCTCGCGGCCGGCGGAATGGTGGATTTTCAGACCATCGGCATGCTGGCGACCGCCGGCGTCTCGCGCCTCCCCGTGATCGGCCTGAAAATATCGATCCTTTCCACCGGCGACGAGATCGTCCCTGTGGAGATGAAGGAACTGCCGCCGGGCTGTCTTCGTGACGTCAACGGCTGGAATCTCAAGGCGCTGCTTTCCCGTTACGGTTTTGAGGCTGAATACCGCGGCATCGCCAACGACGACGGAGCCGAATTTGAGCGGCGCTTTCATGAGGAGCTGGCGGGCTGCGACCTGCTCATCCTCAGCGGCGGCTCCTCGGTCGGCGTGCGCGACCATTGCTCGGAGATGCTGGCTTCGCTGCCGGAGCCGGGGCTGCTCGTGCGCGGTTTGAACATCGTCCCGGGAAAGCCGACTCTGATCGCGGCGGACGCGGCGGCGAAAAAACTGGTCGTCAGCCTTCCGGGCCACCCGCTCTCCTGCCTGACCGTCGCTTTTACCGTGCTGCTGCCGCTGCTGCTGCGCCGCATCGGCTCGGAGAACGCCGTGTGCGGCACGCGGACGCGGCTGCCGCTTTCGCGCGACCTTGCGGCCCGCACGGGACCGGAAGAATTCGTCCCCTGCGTTCTTGGCGCGGACGGGAGCGTCGCGCCGGTCGCCGCCAAATCCGGCTACATTTCAGTATTGGCAAAAGCCTCCGGCCTCATCTGCGTGCCGGAGGACCGTGAAACTATCAGAGCGGGCGAAGATGCGGAGGTCTGGCTATGGCAGTAA
- a CDS encoding acyl-CoA dehydratase activase: MASIGIDIGSTATKGVLWNGGGFEFYLTPTGWTPGESAAKALAHVKRRGHILKDEDLHVTATGYGRNVFEADKRVTEITCHAAGAHYLTPQASTVLDIGGQDSKVITLGPDGKVTDFLMNDKCAAGTGRFLQNMAVHLGCSLSDFCAVSEDTAFQPINNMCTVFAESEVVSLLARGVAKESICLGLLDAVAQRAANLISRISDYGDICFTGGCAQNSLLGRLIEKKTKRRVIIPERAQYAGALGAALIGAGM; encoded by the coding sequence ATGGCCAGCATCGGGATAGACATCGGCTCTACGGCGACCAAAGGCGTCCTCTGGAACGGCGGCGGCTTTGAATTCTACCTCACGCCCACCGGCTGGACGCCGGGCGAAAGCGCGGCAAAGGCGCTGGCTCACGTGAAGCGGCGCGGGCATATCTTAAAAGACGAGGACCTCCACGTAACGGCCACAGGCTACGGACGGAACGTCTTCGAGGCCGACAAGCGGGTCACAGAGATAACCTGCCACGCCGCCGGCGCGCACTACCTGACGCCGCAGGCCTCCACCGTACTTGACATAGGAGGACAGGATTCCAAGGTGATAACGCTCGGGCCGGACGGAAAGGTGACCGACTTCCTTATGAACGACAAATGCGCCGCCGGTACGGGACGTTTCCTGCAGAACATGGCGGTGCACCTCGGCTGCTCGCTCTCCGACTTCTGCGCGGTTTCGGAAGATACCGCCTTTCAGCCGATAAACAACATGTGCACGGTCTTCGCGGAGTCGGAAGTAGTCAGCCTGCTCGCGCGAGGCGTGGCGAAAGAATCCATCTGCCTCGGCCTGCTGGACGCCGTCGCCCAGCGCGCGGCGAACCTGATATCAAGGATATCCGACTATGGGGACATCTGCTTCACCGGCGGCTGCGCGCAGAACAGTCTGCTCGGCAGGCTGATAGAGAAAAAGACTAAACGGAGGGTGATAATCCCCGAACGCGCGCAGTACGCGGGCGCCCTCGGCGCGGCGCTGATCGGAGCGGGGATGTAG
- a CDS encoding DUF47 domain-containing protein, producing MARKNDAFYFENFITCTDFACQAAHLLQKALVDFNPDLMEEKLADIHKVEHAADEKKHELLNVLAKAFITPIEREDIIQLSQNIDEMTDKIEDVMLRIYCNNIREIRPDALTLVGLTINCCEETKKMITEFANFKHSKSLHDHIVHINTMEEEADRLFISSMHTLHVTCGDPIAVITWREIYIYLEKCVDACEHVADAVEGVVMKNS from the coding sequence ATGGCCCGGAAAAATGACGCCTTTTACTTCGAGAACTTTATCACCTGCACCGATTTCGCCTGTCAGGCCGCGCACCTTCTGCAAAAAGCGCTGGTCGATTTCAACCCCGACCTCATGGAAGAGAAGCTGGCGGATATCCACAAGGTCGAACACGCCGCCGACGAAAAAAAGCACGAGCTCCTCAACGTGCTGGCAAAGGCCTTCATAACCCCGATCGAGCGCGAGGACATCATCCAGTTGAGCCAGAACATCGACGAGATGACCGACAAGATAGAGGACGTCATGCTTCGCATCTACTGCAACAATATCCGTGAGATCAGGCCTGACGCGCTGACGCTGGTGGGGCTGACGATCAACTGCTGCGAAGAGACCAAGAAGATGATCACGGAATTCGCGAATTTCAAACATTCAAAAAGCCTTCACGACCATATAGTGCATATCAACACGATGGAAGAGGAGGCCGACCGGCTCTTTATCTCCAGCATGCACACGCTGCACGTGACCTGCGGCGACCCGATCGCGGTCATCACCTGGAGAGAGATCTACATCTACCTGGAAAAATGTGTGGACGCCTGCGAACACGTGGCCGACGCCGTGGAAGGAGTCGTCATGAAAAACTCATGA
- a CDS encoding gluconeogenesis factor YvcK family protein codes for MSFILWILTFITAFLLGGALVYFAAPRRRRLWKRPAERHRIMSNALEYRLSLGPRVVAIGGGTGLSTLLGGLKGFTRNITAVVAVTDEGGSSGRLRQEWGMLPPGDIRNCIVALAENDSSLNSLLNFRFDRGELKGHSLGNLILLATTEMMGDFQRAVEELNKLLAIRGQVLPVTTDNVTLKGETADGRLVSGELEISDNGSRLAKLWIEPADAEALTGVKRAFSEAEIIVLGPGSLFTSVLPNLLLSDMAKLLRESKVPIVYIANLMTQPRETEGMNIVAHVDWITGILGTVPDYVLANQSAIPAEFLSRYSKIGAEPLYLSAKEENYLESLGTTVVYGDYCEIKNGKYLRHNAQNLSETIMELVRENRKS; via the coding sequence GTGAGCTTCATCCTCTGGATACTTACCTTCATAACCGCTTTCCTTCTCGGCGGAGCGCTGGTATATTTCGCCGCGCCCAGACGGCGCAGGCTATGGAAAAGGCCCGCCGAGCGCCACCGCATAATGTCGAACGCCCTCGAATACCGGCTCTCGCTGGGGCCGCGCGTCGTCGCCATCGGCGGCGGCACGGGACTGTCCACATTGCTCGGCGGCCTGAAGGGATTCACGCGGAATATCACCGCGGTGGTCGCCGTCACGGACGAAGGCGGCAGCTCCGGCAGGCTGCGTCAGGAATGGGGCATGCTGCCTCCGGGAGACATCCGCAACTGTATCGTCGCGCTTGCGGAGAACGACAGCTCTCTCAACAGTCTGCTCAATTTCCGTTTCGACCGCGGCGAGCTCAAAGGGCACAGCCTGGGAAACCTTATCCTCCTCGCGACGACGGAGATGATGGGCGACTTCCAGCGCGCGGTGGAAGAATTAAACAAACTTCTCGCCATACGCGGGCAGGTGCTGCCGGTAACGACGGATAACGTTACGCTCAAGGGGGAGACGGCGGATGGCAGGCTGGTATCGGGCGAGCTTGAGATATCTGACAACGGCAGCCGGCTGGCGAAGCTGTGGATAGAGCCCGCGGACGCCGAGGCGCTGACGGGTGTGAAGAGGGCCTTTTCGGAGGCGGAGATCATCGTGCTCGGCCCGGGAAGCCTGTTCACCAGCGTGCTCCCAAACCTTCTGCTAAGCGACATGGCGAAGCTGCTCCGGGAATCGAAGGTGCCGATCGTCTATATCGCGAACCTGATGACGCAGCCGAGGGAGACGGAGGGAATGAACATCGTCGCCCATGTCGACTGGATAACCGGCATTTTGGGGACCGTCCCCGATTACGTGCTGGCGAACCAGTCCGCGATACCGGCCGAGTTTTTATCACGCTACAGCAAGATCGGCGCGGAGCCGCTCTATCTCTCCGCGAAAGAGGAAAACTATCTGGAATCGCTCGGGACGACGGTGGTCTACGGCGATTACTGTGAGATAAAGAACGGGAAGTATCTGCGGCACAACGCGCAGAACCTCTCGGAGACGATCATGGAACTTGTGCGCGAGAACAGGAAGAGCTGA